In the Brassica napus cultivar Da-Ae chromosome A7, Da-Ae, whole genome shotgun sequence genome, one interval contains:
- the LOC106354302 gene encoding E3 ubiquitin-protein ligase MBR1, translating into MPVSSEPSSSSTTIGQHIRLRPRNLPPSAAADEPLVPKPSRISKSAMSSFFLLPSNETTRKTTSSFRRLGCTSSASQQVSVPAVIRSSADWGATKTKSKNKNKGTGRYSGGSVKILTEAGDGGNACGAVPDVWCGPGGGFSTDAVVDPVDADPPRRNIPARRKIDGGDKNISSTSHKSNQTKGSSVPPRRSHNQESNPYFDSDLTSRGEQTQTLFSDRYHRHLRQPYPNGLSEMMLLHNGLVMGGVLSSYDHFRDLRLNVDGMSYEQLLELGDRIGYVNTGLNEKQIKTCLRKVKPFNKDTPLDDRKCSICQEDYEAKDEVGKLRCGHRYHISCVKQWLLRKNCCPVCKTMPCVSKS; encoded by the exons ATGCCTGTTTCTTCAGagccttcatcttcttcaacaacAATCGGTCAGCACATCAGACTCCGACCAAGAAATCTCCCACCATCTGCCGCCGCCGACGAGCCTTTAGTTCCAAAACCTAGCCGTATCTCTAAATCCGCCATGTCTTCCTTCTTCCTCTTACCATCTAACGAAACGACTAGGAAGACAACGTCGTCGTTTCGCCGGCTTGGCTGCACTTCCTCCGCGTCTCAGCAGGTTTCCGTCCCGGCGGTGATCCGCTCCTCCGCGGATTGGGGTGCGACTAAGACCAAGAGTAAGAACAAGAACAAGGGTACTGGTCGCTATAGTGGCGGTTCGGTTAAGATCTTGACCGAGGCAGGAGATGGAGGAAACGCTTGTGGAGCGGTTCCTGACGTTTGGTGCGGACCCGGTGGTGGGTTTTCGACGGATGCTGTGGTTGACCCCGTGGATGCGGATCCTCCGAGAAGGAATATTCCGGCGAGACGCAAAATCGATGGTGGTGACAAGAACATTAGTAGTACTAGTCACAAGTCTAATCAGACGAAG GGTTCTTCTGTTCCTCCTAGGCGATCTCATAATCAAGAATCAAATCCTTACTTTGACTCTGATTTGACTTCGCGTGGTGAACAGACGCAGACCCTTTTCTCTGATAGATATCATCGTCATCTACGACAACCTTACCCTAATGGGCTCTCCGAG ATGATGTTGCTACATAATGGTCTTGTAATGGGAGGGGTACTTAGTTCTTACGATCACTTCCGTGACTTGAGGCTCAACGTCGATGGCATGTCATACGAG CAACTTTTGGAGCTTGGAGATAGAATTGGGTATGTGAACACTGGACTCAATGAAAAACAGATCAAAACCTGTCTCCGGAAAGTCAAACCATTCAATAAAGATACACCATTAGATGATAGAAAGTGCAGCATTTGTCAA GAAGATTATGAGGCAAAGGACGAGGTGGGGAAGTTACGATGTGGGCACAGATACCATATCAGCTGTGTGAAACAATGGCTGCTGAGGAAGAATTGTTGTCCTGTCTGTAAAACGATGCCATGTGTTTCAAAGTCTTAG
- the LOC106354305 gene encoding non-specific lipid-transfer protein 2-like → MKAYSTKPVLITCTILLLLIVAQENRVAAAEQCNPMQLMPCEDAIMKGSIPSNECCTRLNHQQHCICQYMKNPNFKSFLNSPNAKMVASHCHCKPKC, encoded by the coding sequence ATGAAGGCCTATAGCACAAAACCAGTCTTGATCACTTGTACAATCCTTCTCCTGCTCATTGTTGCTCAAGAAAACAGAGTCGCTGCGGCAGAGCAATGTAATCCCATGCAGCTTATGCCATGCGAGGACGCCATAATGAAAGGATCTATTCCGTCCAATGAGTGTTGCACCAGGTTGAACCACCAACAACACTGTATCTGCCAGTACATGAAGAACCCAAACTTCAAATCTTTCCTTAACTCACCAAATGCGAAAATGGTCGCCAGTCATTGTCACTGTAAACCCAAGTGCTAG
- the LOC106354304 gene encoding protein SAR DEFICIENT 1-like isoform X2: MAGKRLFQDLESDRENKSEKRFKSLPLFASVFGALNTETTLTSLSLALEPLVRKVVRQEVSKKIRSFSRSSSFRVEAPENIAPTLKLMFAKNIQTQQIFTGSKITDVDNAPLQVILVDGSNNDHQIVPVNLDRPIRLDIVALHGDFPSGDKWSSDEFERNIVKERDGKRPLIAGELTVTVRNGVGTVRDIVFTDNSRWVRSRKFRIGVRVAKGSSGLGVAVCEAMTEAFIVKDHRGELYKKHHPPMLEDEVWRLEKIRKDGPLHKKLSSENINNVQDFLKLSVVDLSRLRQISQMSDKIWDVTLKHARECILGNKLYIHRGSDFFLTLNPICEVMEAKINGQFFSGREAQNQLYIKKLVQDANSQWDLLEVIDRKTNEIPLLTQGDTIDQQYGANHYHNNMEINRSYQQNGYAPEISTNTLEMINEGYTTTSPMELGVYFNTTGSSSQGHLNPFS; this comes from the exons ATGGCGGGGAAGAGGCTATTTCAAGATTTGGAGTCAGATCGAGAAAACAAATCCGAGAAACGATTCAAATCTCTACCACTATTTGCCTC TGTGTTTGGAGCATTGAATACAGAAACCACGTTGACGAGCTTATCGTTAGCCCTAGAGCCTCTTGTTAGAAAAGTT GTAAGACAAGAAGTAAGTAAAAAAATTCGATCATTTTCTCGGTCGTCGTCGTTTCGAGTTGAAGCTCCGGAGAACATTGCTCCGACATTAAAGCTAATGTTCGCTAAGAATATACAGACGCAACAAATATTCACGGGGAGTAAAATCACTGACGTGGACAACGCTCCACTCCAGGTCATCCTCGTCGACGGTTCAAACAATGATCATCAGATCGTTCCTGTGAATCTCGACCGTCCGATCAGACTAGACATCGTTGCTCTTCACGGAGATTTTCCTTCGGGTGATAAATGGAGTAGCGATGAGTTTGAGCGTAATATCGTCAAAGAAAGGGATGGTAAACGGCCGTTAATTGCCGGAGAATTAACTGTGACGGTGAGGAACGGAGTAGGAACGGTCAGAGATATTGTGTTTACCGATAACTCGAGATGGGTTCGTAGCCGTAAGTTTAGAATTGGCGTGAGAGTTGCCAAAGGGAGTAGCGGTCTAGGCGTTGCGGTTTGTGAAGCCATGACTGAAGCATTCATTGTTAAAGATCACCGTGGAGAAC TGTACAAGAAACATCACCCACCAATGTTAGAAGACGAAGTCTGGCGGCTAGAGAAGATACGCAAAGATGGGCCCTTACACAAGAAGCTCTCGTCTGAAAACATCAACAATGTTCAAGATTTTTTGAAGTTATCAGTCGTTGACCTTAGCAGACTCCGTCAG ATTAGCCAAATGTCTGATAAAATTTGGGATGTCACATTGAAACATGCTAGAGAGTGCATTTTGGGAAACAAGTTATACATTCACAGAGGATCTGACTTTTTCTTGACCTTGAATCCGATTTGCGAAGTTATGGAAGCAAAGATCAACGGTCAGTTTTTTTCCGGTCGTGAAGCGCAGAATCAGCTCTATATTAAGAAGTTAGTTCAAGATGCTAACTCACAATGGGATTTGTTAGAAGTGATTGACAGAAAGACGAACGAGATTCCCCTTTTGACACAAG GTGATACTATTGACCAGCAATATGGTGCAAACCACTACCACAACAACATGGAAATCAATAGGTCGTATCAACAAAACGGATATGCTCCAGAGATATCTACCAACACTTTGGAGATGATAAACGAAGGCTATACTACGACGAGTCCAATGGAACTCGGTGTATATTTCAATACTACCGGATCATCGTCCCAAGGTCATCTTAACCCTTTCAGTTAA
- the LOC106354304 gene encoding protein SAR DEFICIENT 1-like isoform X1 produces the protein MAGKRLFQDLESDRENKSEKRFKSLPLFASFSVFGALNTETTLTSLSLALEPLVRKVVRQEVSKKIRSFSRSSSFRVEAPENIAPTLKLMFAKNIQTQQIFTGSKITDVDNAPLQVILVDGSNNDHQIVPVNLDRPIRLDIVALHGDFPSGDKWSSDEFERNIVKERDGKRPLIAGELTVTVRNGVGTVRDIVFTDNSRWVRSRKFRIGVRVAKGSSGLGVAVCEAMTEAFIVKDHRGELYKKHHPPMLEDEVWRLEKIRKDGPLHKKLSSENINNVQDFLKLSVVDLSRLRQISQMSDKIWDVTLKHARECILGNKLYIHRGSDFFLTLNPICEVMEAKINGQFFSGREAQNQLYIKKLVQDANSQWDLLEVIDRKTNEIPLLTQGDTIDQQYGANHYHNNMEINRSYQQNGYAPEISTNTLEMINEGYTTTSPMELGVYFNTTGSSSQGHLNPFS, from the exons ATGGCGGGGAAGAGGCTATTTCAAGATTTGGAGTCAGATCGAGAAAACAAATCCGAGAAACGATTCAAATCTCTACCACTATTTGCCTC TTTCAGTGTGTTTGGAGCATTGAATACAGAAACCACGTTGACGAGCTTATCGTTAGCCCTAGAGCCTCTTGTTAGAAAAGTT GTAAGACAAGAAGTAAGTAAAAAAATTCGATCATTTTCTCGGTCGTCGTCGTTTCGAGTTGAAGCTCCGGAGAACATTGCTCCGACATTAAAGCTAATGTTCGCTAAGAATATACAGACGCAACAAATATTCACGGGGAGTAAAATCACTGACGTGGACAACGCTCCACTCCAGGTCATCCTCGTCGACGGTTCAAACAATGATCATCAGATCGTTCCTGTGAATCTCGACCGTCCGATCAGACTAGACATCGTTGCTCTTCACGGAGATTTTCCTTCGGGTGATAAATGGAGTAGCGATGAGTTTGAGCGTAATATCGTCAAAGAAAGGGATGGTAAACGGCCGTTAATTGCCGGAGAATTAACTGTGACGGTGAGGAACGGAGTAGGAACGGTCAGAGATATTGTGTTTACCGATAACTCGAGATGGGTTCGTAGCCGTAAGTTTAGAATTGGCGTGAGAGTTGCCAAAGGGAGTAGCGGTCTAGGCGTTGCGGTTTGTGAAGCCATGACTGAAGCATTCATTGTTAAAGATCACCGTGGAGAAC TGTACAAGAAACATCACCCACCAATGTTAGAAGACGAAGTCTGGCGGCTAGAGAAGATACGCAAAGATGGGCCCTTACACAAGAAGCTCTCGTCTGAAAACATCAACAATGTTCAAGATTTTTTGAAGTTATCAGTCGTTGACCTTAGCAGACTCCGTCAG ATTAGCCAAATGTCTGATAAAATTTGGGATGTCACATTGAAACATGCTAGAGAGTGCATTTTGGGAAACAAGTTATACATTCACAGAGGATCTGACTTTTTCTTGACCTTGAATCCGATTTGCGAAGTTATGGAAGCAAAGATCAACGGTCAGTTTTTTTCCGGTCGTGAAGCGCAGAATCAGCTCTATATTAAGAAGTTAGTTCAAGATGCTAACTCACAATGGGATTTGTTAGAAGTGATTGACAGAAAGACGAACGAGATTCCCCTTTTGACACAAG GTGATACTATTGACCAGCAATATGGTGCAAACCACTACCACAACAACATGGAAATCAATAGGTCGTATCAACAAAACGGATATGCTCCAGAGATATCTACCAACACTTTGGAGATGATAAACGAAGGCTATACTACGACGAGTCCAATGGAACTCGGTGTATATTTCAATACTACCGGATCATCGTCCCAAGGTCATCTTAACCCTTTCAGTTAA
- the LOC106354306 gene encoding glycosyltransferase BC10-like has product MKTKSQETQVDYLQQETRHHLRQIFISMMFKSRRFFHHLVLYSFLIGFGFGLGFLLNFHMRNVSFSPQLFRLSSPSLSPQPQPENFVLVNETVAYDSDEGQKGHSMVEFEKVMHHNTTEEELMWRASKVQERPSTVKKKVAFMFLTRGKLPLAKLWERFFNGHQGLFSVYVHTSNLSYVDDGIPETSPFYRRRIPSKEVKWGMVSMVEAERRLLANALLDAANQRFVLLSETDIPLFNFSTIYSYLINSQHSFVDLYDLPGPAGRGRYNRRMSPVITRSKWRKGSQWFEIDREIAVAVVSDKTYFPLFKKHCRWGCYADEHYLPTFVHVMFPGKNANRSLTWTDWSRRGPHPRKYTRRSVRAELLTKLRNREGCVYNGKESNKCNLFARKFDDSCIDSLIHFAGRIMGF; this is encoded by the exons atgaagacGAAGAGCCAAGAAACTCAAGTAGACTATCTTCAACAAGAGACTCGTCATCATCTTCGCCAAATCTTCATCTCAATGATGTTCAAATCACGCAGATTCTTCCATCACCTCGTCTTATATTCGTTTCTTATTGGTTTCGGGTTCGGTCTCGGCTTCCTACTCAACTTCCACATGAGAAACGTTTCTTTCAGCCCCCAACTCTTTCGTCTATCTTCTCCTTCCCTCTCTCCACAGCCACAGCCAGAAAACTTCGTTTTAGTAAATGAAACGGTTGCTTATGATAGTGATGAAGGGCAAAAGGGTCATTCTATGGTGGAGTTTGAGAAGGTGATGCATCATAACACGACGGAGGAAGAACTCATGTGGCGTGCGTCGAAGGTTCAAGAAAGGCCGTCGACGGTGAAGAAGAAAGTGGCGTTTATGTTCTTGACGAGAGGGAAGCTTCCTTTGGCTAAACTGTGGGAGAGATTTTTCAATGGCCATCAAGGCCTTTTCTCTGTTTACGTTCATACTAGTAACCTTTCTTACGTTGACGATGGTATTCCTGAAACGTCGCCGTTTTATCGTCGGAGGATTCCAAGCAAG GAAGTGAAATGGGGTATGGTGAGCATGGTGGAGGCTGAGCGGCGGCTACTAGCTAACGCTCTGCTCGACGCAGCAAACCAACGTTTCGTCCTCCTCTCGGAAACAGACATACCTCTCTTCAACTTCTCCACCATTTACTCTTACCTCATAAACTCTCAACACTCTTTTGTAGACCTCTACGATCTTCCTGGACCAGCAGGTCGTGGCCGCTACAACCGACGTATGTCCCCAGTTATTACCCGCAGCAAGTGGCGAAAAGGCTCTCAATGGTTCGAAATCGACCGTGAAATAGCTGTAGCCGTTGTCTCCGACAAGACTTACTTCCCATTGTTCAAGAAACATTGCCGTTGGGGTTGTTACGCCGACGAGCATTACTTGCCGACGTTTGTTCACGTCATGTTTCCCGGGAAGAACGCGAACCGGTCGTTGACGTGGACAGATTGGTCACGAAGAGGACCACATCCGAGGAAGTATACACGGCGGTCAGTGAGGGCGGAGCTTCTAACGAAGCTGAGGAATAGAGAAGGGTGTGTGTATAATGGGAAGGAGAGTAACAAATGTAATTTGTTCGCTAGAAAATTCGATGATAGTTGTATAGATAGTTTGATTCATTTTGCTGGTAGGATTATGGGGTTTTAG
- the LOC106357244 gene encoding RNA polymerase II subunit A C-terminal domain phosphatase SSU72-like: MRFRYAMVCSSNQNRSMEAHALLNRQGLDVASYGTGSHVKLPRPSAREPNVYGLGTPYKHMFDELRRKDPELYPILSSLWSLRWQDNAGDGVFDVNDF, translated from the exons ATGAGGTTCCGATACGCCATGGTGTGTTCATCGAATCAGAACCGGAGCATGGAAGCTCACGCTCTCCTGAATAGGCAAGGTCTCGACGTAGCTTCGTACGGGACAGGGTCTCATGTTAAACTACCTAGACCGTCTGCCAGAGAGCCAAACGTCTATGGTTTAGGAACTCCTTACAAGCACATGTTCGATGAACTCAGGCGCAAGGATCCCGAGCTGTATCCTATTCTCTCAA GCTTGTGGAGTTTG AGATGGCAAGATAATGCTGGTGATGGTGTGTTTGATGTTAATGACTTTTGA
- the LOC106354308 gene encoding cysteine-rich receptor-like protein kinase 44 has product MVRRLCGGFMALLKMCGGHNASEGDLSAEDGGEDRGIFFDLQELEIATDSFSEKNRLGHGGFGPVYKGLMPNGEEIAVKKLSLNSRQGSREFMNEVKLLLRIQHKNLVSLLGCCFHGPEKMLVYEYLPNRSLDYFLFDKINPGLLAWSNRWRVIIGVARGLLYLHEEAPVRIIHRDIKASNILLDNDLNPKISDFGLARLFPGDGTHTSTFRISGTYGYMAPEYALHGLLSVRSDVFSFGVLVLEIVSGRKNQNPRLGPEMADLLSYTWKMYQEGKILELVDQSLAGVYNRDEAATCFIIGLLCCQQITSNRPDMNTVHQMLSSDSFDMPKPGRPGLQGRRGGGNASTGTGSKSYGLTGSEPSSFKSRSGGRASGPNSVVEEHSRTSISMSSFAEGR; this is encoded by the exons ATGGTTCGCCGTCTTTGCGGTGGCTTCATGGCGTTACTGAAGATGTGTGGTGGTCATAACGCTTCTGAGGGAGATTTATCAGCCGAAGACGGTGGTGAAGACCGTGGCATCTTCTTTGATCTCCAAGAGCTTGAAATAGCGACTGACTCGTTCTCCGAGAAGAACCGACTCGGACATGGAGGGTTTGGTCCTGTCTACAAG GGATTGATGCCGAATGGTGAAGAAATAGCTGTGAAGAAGCTGTCGTTGAATTCGAGACAAGGGTCGAGAGAATTCATGAACGAGGTTAAGCTCTTACTTAGGATTCAACATAAGAACTTGGTTTCGTTGCTTGGTTGTTGCTTCCACGGTCCAGAAAAGATGCTGGTTTACGAGTATCTCCCTAACCGGAGTCTTGACTATTTTCTCTTTG ATAAAATCAATCCCGGTTTACTTGCCTGGTCCAACCGATGGCGAGTAATTATAGGCGTGGCAAGAGGACTGTTATATCTACACGAAGAAGCTCCGGTTCGAATAATCCACAGAGACATAAAAGCAAGCAACATTCTTCTAGACAATGACTTGAACCCGAAAATCTCTGATTTCGGTTTAGCCCGGTTATTCCCAGGCGATGGCACTCATACTAGTACCTTTAGAATCTCTGGTACCTA TGGTTACATGGCTCCTGAATATGCCTTGCACGGCCTATTATCGGTTAGATCAGATGTTTTCAGCTTTGGAGTCTTGGTTTTGGAGATAGTCAGTGGAAGAAAGAACCAAAATCCTCGTCTTGGACCGGAAATGGCCGATCTCTTGAGCTAC ACGTGGAAGATGTACCAAGAAGGCAAAATTCTAGAATTGGTGGATCAATCTCTAGCAGGAGTTTACAACCGCGACGAAGCAGCCACATGTTTCATTATAGGGTTACTCTGTTGCCAGCAAATCACATCAAACAGACCGGATATGAACACGGTTCATCAAATGTTGTCGAGCGATTCATTCGATATGCCTAAACCGGGTCGTCCTGGACTCCAAGGTCGTAGAGGAGGCGGCAATGCAAGTACCGGTACTGGTTCAAAAAGTTATGGATTAACCGGGAGCGAACCAAGCAGCTTCAAAAGTAGAAGTGGAGGACGAGCGTCTGGACCGAATAGCGTCGTTGAGGAGCACTCAAGGACGTCCATTTCCATGTCTTCCTTTGCCGAAGGCAGAtga
- the LOC106357245 gene encoding transcription factor BEE 3 → MKQATPHFEKKKIIFKTLETQVMANLSSDLQTYTVDDPITQLAELNNTLHQFQTMFAPPFSSSLDSLLFHHHQHQPLPDHFPGRSPQNNFHQGVFIPSNIHNKNDDSSLDSKKRKTLMASMSTSENSVSDQTSSAQVSINGNVLTKNNSSRRGKRLKNIEDKKEREVVHVRAKRGQATDSHSLAERVRRGKINERLKCLQDIVPGCYKAMGMATMLDEIINYVQSLQNQVEFLSMKLTAASSYYDFNSEADAVDSMQKAKAREAVEMGQGRDGNTVFHSSSWTL, encoded by the exons ATGAAACAAGCAACTcctcattttgaaaaaaaaaaaattatctttaaaaCATTGGAAACTCAAGTTATGGCAAATCTCTCTTCTGATCTTCAGACATACACAGTGGATGATCCCATAACTCAACTTGCAGAACTCAACAACACTCTTCATCAGTTCCAAACGATGTTTGCTcctcctttctcttcttctctggaTTCTCTCCtctttcatcatcatcaacatcaaccGTTACCAGATCATTTTCCCGGAAGATCTCCCCAGAATAACTTTCATCAAGGGGTTTTCATCCCTTCTAATATTCACAACAAAAATGACGACTCGTCTCTCGATTCCAAGAAGAGAAAAACACTAATGGCGTCCATGTCTACGTCGGAGAACAGTGTCTCTGATCAAACCTCTTCTGCTCAAGTTTCCATTAATGGAAATGTTCTGACCAAAAAT AATTCGTCAAGGAGAGGGAAAAGGTTGAAGAATATAGAAGATAAGAAAGAGAGGGAAGTTGTTCATGTTAGAGCCAAAAGAGGTCAAGCCACTGATAGCCACAGCTTAGCAGAGCGG GTTAGACGAGGGAAAATAAACGAGAGGTTGAAATGCTTGCAAGATATAGTCCCCGGATGTTACAAG GCAATGGGAATGGCCACGATGCTGGATGAGATAATTAATTACGTCCAGTCGTTACAAAATCAAGTCGAG TTTTTATCTATGAAGCTTACAGCAGCGAGTTCTTACTATGACTTTAACTCAGAGGCTGATGCTGTTGATTCCATGCAG AAGGCAAAGGCACGTGAGGCAGTAGAGATGGGGCAAGGGAGGGATgggaatactgtcttccattcATCATCATGGACCCtttga